The following proteins come from a genomic window of Companilactobacillus pabuli:
- the argJ gene encoding bifunctional glutamate N-acetyltransferase/amino-acid acetyltransferase ArgJ, translated as MQSFLEETKTYQEVPFTWPKGYKADGVHVGLRKNPNKKDMGWLYSEVPAQAAGTYTTNQFQAAPTKLTKQTINQDHLLQGMVMNTAVANSVTGKQGMIDAKKMQKLAADKMGIDSSLVGVASTGVIGENLPMDLIQKGVSQLELLDNDLVTEAILTTDTHPKTITTQIEIDGKTVTISGFCKGSGMIHPKMATMLGFVVTDAKITDGQLQPILSQQVDKTFNQITVDGDTSTNDMVVTLANGLADNTPISMDDGANFEKFTDAYNAVLTKLAQDIAEDGEGSTKLVEVNVEHAATHNDAQKVAKAIVGSNLVKAAIFGEDANWGRIIAAIGQTDAVVDIEHTSVWLNDLPLVDNSHSADFDENVMKNALTDKKITVLVDLNSGTATGQAWGCDLTYNYVRINATYRS; from the coding sequence ATGCAATCATTTTTAGAAGAAACAAAAACTTATCAAGAAGTACCTTTTACTTGGCCTAAGGGTTATAAAGCTGACGGTGTTCACGTGGGATTGCGCAAAAATCCTAACAAAAAAGATATGGGCTGGTTGTACTCAGAAGTACCTGCTCAAGCTGCTGGAACTTATACAACCAACCAATTCCAAGCTGCTCCAACTAAGTTGACGAAGCAAACTATCAATCAAGATCATCTCTTGCAAGGTATGGTTATGAATACAGCCGTTGCTAATTCTGTTACTGGCAAACAAGGAATGATCGATGCCAAAAAAATGCAAAAATTAGCAGCTGACAAGATGGGAATTGATTCAAGTTTAGTCGGCGTTGCTTCAACTGGTGTGATTGGTGAAAATTTGCCAATGGATTTGATTCAAAAAGGAGTCTCACAATTAGAGCTACTCGACAACGATTTAGTTACCGAAGCAATTTTGACGACTGACACACATCCTAAGACCATTACTACTCAAATTGAAATTGATGGTAAAACTGTTACTATTAGTGGATTTTGTAAAGGTTCAGGAATGATTCATCCTAAAATGGCAACAATGCTAGGTTTCGTTGTTACTGATGCCAAGATTACTGACGGACAATTGCAACCAATTCTTAGCCAACAAGTTGATAAGACTTTCAATCAAATTACCGTTGATGGCGATACTTCAACTAATGACATGGTTGTCACGCTTGCTAACGGACTGGCTGACAACACACCGATTTCTATGGATGATGGTGCTAATTTTGAAAAATTTACGGACGCCTATAACGCCGTTTTAACTAAATTAGCTCAAGATATTGCTGAAGATGGTGAAGGATCAACTAAGTTAGTTGAAGTTAACGTTGAACATGCTGCCACTCATAATGATGCTCAAAAGGTTGCCAAAGCTATCGTTGGTTCTAATTTAGTCAAAGCAGCGATTTTTGGTGAAGATGCTAATTGGGGCCGTATCATTGCTGCTATTGGTCAGACTGATGCCGTAGTTGATATTGAGCACACGAGTGTTTGGTTGAATGATTTACCTTTGGTAGATAACAGTCACAGTGCTGATTTTGATGAAAATGTCATGAAAAATGCTTTAACTGACAAAAAGATTACCGTTTTGGTCGATTTGAATTCTGGAACTGCTACAGGGCAGGCTTGGGGTTGCGATTTAACTTACAATTACGTCCGTATCAATGCCACATACAGAAGCTAA
- the argC gene encoding N-acetyl-gamma-glutamyl-phosphate reductase, which produces MNVGLVGVTGYSGSVLYELLLRHPNVDKVNLYGHSQKVAQPLEEVLPQLRRRDNILPYDSADIMKNNDMVFFATSAGVTTKLAQPFIENDFPVIDLAGDFRLKADVYEKWYKKPAPKSEYLTKAHYGLADFTSSKGSKYIANPGCYATATILALAPLVKYHLIDPSSIVVDAKSGTSGAGKKLSQSTHFSQTNENLQLYKVNQHQHIPEIVQELQKWDKELPYIQFTTTLLPLTRGIMASCYAKAKSDVTEEKVQEAFSQTYSDDTFVNATEGIFPNLKQVIGTNFCDIGYQLNPVTHQIVIVSVIDNLLKGAAGQAIQNFNQMFEFQPDAGLDLIPILP; this is translated from the coding sequence ATGAATGTTGGTCTTGTCGGTGTCACCGGCTATAGTGGCAGTGTTTTGTATGAATTACTGTTACGGCATCCCAATGTTGATAAAGTCAATTTATATGGGCATTCCCAAAAAGTAGCACAACCATTAGAAGAGGTTTTACCACAACTACGACGACGAGATAACATTTTACCTTATGATTCTGCTGATATCATGAAGAATAATGACATGGTGTTTTTCGCCACTTCAGCTGGAGTAACAACGAAATTGGCCCAACCATTTATCGAAAACGATTTTCCGGTAATTGATTTAGCAGGTGATTTCCGACTCAAAGCTGATGTCTATGAGAAGTGGTACAAAAAGCCCGCTCCTAAGAGTGAATATCTCACTAAAGCACATTATGGATTAGCTGATTTTACTAGTTCTAAGGGTTCTAAATATATTGCCAATCCTGGCTGCTACGCCACTGCAACGATTTTGGCCTTGGCTCCACTAGTTAAGTATCATCTAATCGATCCATCTTCAATCGTCGTGGATGCCAAATCTGGTACTTCCGGCGCTGGTAAGAAATTGAGTCAATCAACTCATTTCAGCCAAACAAATGAAAATCTGCAACTGTATAAGGTAAATCAACACCAACACATTCCTGAAATTGTTCAAGAATTACAAAAATGGGACAAAGAGCTACCTTATATTCAGTTCACAACAACACTTTTACCACTGACACGTGGAATTATGGCCAGTTGCTATGCAAAGGCTAAGTCAGATGTAACTGAAGAGAAGGTTCAAGAAGCTTTTTCCCAGACTTATTCAGATGACACCTTTGTAAATGCTACTGAAGGAATTTTTCCCAATCTTAAACAAGTGATTGGAACTAACTTCTGTGACATAGGTTATCAACTAAACCCTGTTACCCATCAAATCGTAATAGTCAGTGTAATTGATAACCTCCTGAAAGGTGCAGCTGGACAAGCAATTCAAAACTTTAACCAAATGTTTGAATTTCAACCAGATGCAGGATTGGATTTAATTCCAATTCTACCTTAA
- a CDS encoding SLAP domain-containing protein yields the protein MKNRTRKVIAASAIAIMLAPAALSALPQNVDAAAVGTVSVTTPVYDANGKATGQTLPSGSSWQLGQQVTINGVAHYQVATNEYIPASVVRNVTGSANSVDTTQTQDRWVTDNPDAGKIATAKTTLNVVDVYGNTTGATLPAGSQWKIGNVLHANKMIYYQVSTNQYINAQDITVTGQTTTNTNSDPYITTDAQYGKTVTITNTANIVDSNGNTTGMTLPVGSKWRIADLLFVNGKNYYQVATNEWIQDTDFTISGPATGYNGSYITDVPNVGGSVGVTATNAPVVNGSGTPTGATLPKGTQWKLGSKMLHYDKQTFYQVATDEYVSVAYMNLVDQTSTTTNTNSSVPTPSNGLIGTANKQIRTYNTATNAYDLTLPAGSAWKISKLVVNKYGSYWGQVATNQWVWITDVTLNSGLNLKANSYYEPEFATSINK from the coding sequence ATGAAGAATAGAACTAGAAAAGTTATCGCAGCTTCGGCTATAGCTATTATGTTAGCTCCAGCAGCACTCAGTGCTCTACCACAAAATGTTGATGCTGCAGCTGTCGGAACTGTTTCAGTTACCACACCAGTTTATGACGCAAACGGAAAAGCTACCGGACAAACTTTACCAAGCGGTAGTAGTTGGCAATTAGGTCAACAAGTTACTATTAACGGTGTTGCCCATTATCAAGTCGCAACTAACGAATACATTCCGGCTTCTGTAGTTAGAAATGTTACTGGTTCGGCCAATTCAGTTGATACAACTCAAACACAAGATCGTTGGGTGACAGATAATCCTGATGCCGGTAAGATTGCGACAGCTAAAACTACTTTAAATGTCGTTGATGTCTATGGAAATACTACTGGTGCTACTTTACCAGCTGGCAGTCAATGGAAGATCGGTAATGTATTACATGCTAACAAGATGATTTATTATCAAGTCAGCACCAATCAATATATCAATGCTCAAGATATAACGGTTACTGGACAAACTACCACAAATACAAATAGTGACCCTTATATCACCACTGATGCTCAATATGGTAAGACAGTAACTATCACTAATACTGCTAATATTGTTGACAGTAATGGAAATACTACTGGAATGACATTACCTGTTGGTAGCAAGTGGAGAATTGCCGATTTGTTATTTGTTAATGGCAAAAACTACTATCAAGTAGCCACTAACGAATGGATTCAAGATACCGACTTTACAATTTCTGGACCAGCTACTGGTTACAACGGTAGTTACATTACTGATGTACCAAATGTTGGTGGATCTGTTGGTGTAACAGCTACTAATGCTCCAGTAGTTAATGGTAGTGGAACTCCAACCGGTGCTACTTTACCAAAGGGCACTCAATGGAAATTAGGTTCAAAGATGTTGCATTATGACAAGCAAACATTCTATCAAGTCGCTACAGATGAATATGTTTCAGTCGCATACATGAATCTAGTTGACCAAACTTCAACTACAACAAATACTAATTCATCAGTTCCTACACCAAGTAATGGTTTGATTGGTACAGCTAATAAACAAATTAGAACTTACAATACAGCTACTAACGCTTATGATTTAACGTTACCTGCCGGATCAGCTTGGAAGATTTCTAAGTTGGTCGTTAACAAGTACGGTTCATATTGGGGTCAAGTTGCTACTAACCAATGGGTTTGGATCACTGACGTAACTTTGAATAGCGGTCTTAACTTGAAAGCAAACTCATATTACGAACCAGAATTTGCTACAAGCATTAATAAATAA
- a CDS encoding helix-turn-helix transcriptional regulator: MNLSIEVFLQLLENEKCQTKDIAAKQEITIRTAQRAIKEIKVAFDKSAVLNKYFQLKKIGRAYSIEQKYLLDQNQVLILIKILIASRSLNSTELPRLTNKMLDMLTLEERDVVSESVMTERITDNYLTDESFRIEKMGQLEQYIYHKQKIRFVYTDRYPSEIPNIETIEMLPIHTFFDNLYFFLIGLVKDTHEYRTFRIDWMDNIEPIHFKLPIDHSKYHDHGQETRYEAFGYQGKKTRIQFEYYGYMEYIKDIFPSCKVIKTIDKPNRFPFSVKVLEIEVNYSDGIKLWLLGETTILRVLSPKSIADDIRDTLREGYERYLE, encoded by the coding sequence ATGAATTTATCAATCGAAGTATTTTTACAACTGTTGGAAAATGAGAAATGCCAAACCAAAGACATCGCTGCAAAACAAGAAATCACTATTCGAACCGCTCAACGAGCAATTAAAGAAATCAAAGTTGCCTTTGATAAAAGTGCTGTTCTCAATAAATATTTCCAGTTAAAGAAAATTGGTCGAGCTTATTCTATTGAACAAAAATATTTATTAGATCAAAATCAAGTATTAATATTAATTAAAATATTAATTGCGAGCCGCTCGCTAAATAGTACTGAATTACCACGATTGACTAATAAAATGTTAGACATGTTAACACTAGAAGAACGTGATGTCGTCAGTGAATCCGTTATGACTGAACGCATCACTGATAATTATTTGACCGACGAAAGTTTTCGAATCGAAAAAATGGGTCAACTAGAACAATACATTTACCACAAACAAAAGATTCGTTTCGTTTATACCGACCGTTACCCTTCGGAAATCCCTAATATTGAAACGATTGAAATGCTGCCGATTCACACCTTTTTTGATAACCTTTACTTCTTTTTAATCGGCTTAGTCAAAGATACACACGAATATCGCACTTTTCGAATCGATTGGATGGATAATATTGAACCAATCCACTTCAAATTACCAATCGATCACAGCAAATACCACGATCATGGTCAGGAAACACGTTATGAGGCCTTCGGCTATCAAGGTAAAAAGACCCGCATTCAATTTGAATATTATGGTTATATGGAATACATCAAAGATATCTTTCCTAGTTGTAAAGTTATTAAGACCATTGATAAACCAAATCGTTTTCCATTTTCGGTTAAAGTTTTGGAAATCGAAGTTAATTATTCGGATGGAATAAAACTGTGGTTATTAGGTGAAACGACTATTCTACGTGTCCTATCTCCTAAATCTATCGCTGACGATATTCGCGATACTTTGCGTGAAGGATATGAAAGATATTTAGAGTAA
- the rlmH gene encoding 23S rRNA (pseudouridine(1915)-N(3))-methyltransferase RlmH, with translation MNIKMVTVGKLKEKYFKAGIAEYAKRLGAFCKFQIVECQDEKAPESLSEAQDLKVKQIEGERILSKIKNKEFVILLDLRGKELTSEELAKKIDDLSTYGTSDITFVIGGSLGVSPEVVKRADMSICFGKFTLPHQLMRLVLTEQIYRSFMIINHRTYHK, from the coding sequence ATGAATATTAAAATGGTTACGGTCGGGAAGCTAAAAGAGAAGTACTTTAAAGCCGGTATTGCTGAATATGCCAAGCGTTTGGGGGCTTTTTGCAAATTTCAAATAGTTGAGTGCCAAGATGAAAAAGCACCTGAAAGTTTGAGCGAAGCCCAAGATCTTAAAGTGAAACAAATTGAAGGAGAACGAATATTAAGCAAAATCAAAAACAAGGAATTTGTCATTTTGCTTGATTTGAGAGGTAAGGAGCTTACTTCTGAAGAGCTTGCCAAAAAAATTGATGACTTGTCCACTTATGGAACTTCGGATATTACTTTTGTTATCGGTGGATCATTAGGTGTCAGTCCAGAAGTTGTTAAAAGAGCGGATATGAGTATCTGTTTTGGTAAATTTACCTTGCCACATCAGTTGATGCGTTTAGTTTTAACTGAACAAATTTATCGTTCATTTATGATTATCAATCATCGAACTTATCACAAGTAA
- a CDS encoding helix-turn-helix domain-containing protein: MTKYSSEFKVKLVNEYLEGQISILSLAKKYGIPSKSPIYNWVHEAEANGLSSLKNKRSHKEYSQDFKLSVIEYYKLHEISRLDTAIHFKISPSQVSSWIYIYNHHGVVGLRRRPRGRRPLMAKRKKKTHLSSSKEEKYKQEILDLKSKLHDTEMDRDILKALKALRENNHSSRKQK; this comes from the coding sequence ATGACCAAATACTCTTCAGAATTTAAAGTAAAATTGGTAAATGAATATTTAGAAGGACAAATATCGATACTTAGTTTAGCTAAAAAATATGGGATACCGAGTAAATCCCCTATTTATAATTGGGTACACGAAGCCGAAGCTAATGGATTGAGCTCTTTAAAGAATAAAAGATCTCATAAAGAATATTCTCAAGACTTTAAGTTATCCGTGATAGAATATTATAAATTACACGAGATCAGTCGTCTTGATACCGCAATTCATTTTAAAATATCACCTAGTCAAGTTAGTTCTTGGATTTATATATATAATCATCATGGTGTTGTGGGATTGAGGCGGCGTCCCAGAGGGAGACGCCCGCTAATGGCGAAAAGAAAGAAAAAAACTCATTTAAGTTCTTCAAAAGAAGAAAAATATAAACAAGAAATACTTGATTTAAAGTCAAAATTACATGATACAGAAATGGATCGTGATATTTTAAAAGCACTAAAGGCCTTGAGAGAAAACAATCACAGCTCGAGAAAGCAAAAATAG
- a CDS encoding IS3 family transposase, with the protein MVESLTNKYKLTELLNKINLPRSTYYERLNKVKKPDKYAQLKEFITQTYYDSNSTYGYRRIWKRSLKAGFKNSPDTVRRLMGKLNLKVTIYSRHTSGYSSFKGNIGKKAPNILKQEFKETEPLKVLHTDVTQVRLQKGKWGYISAVLDQASGEILSYSVSSSPNELMIKDTLDKLKQNIDPSLNPILHSDQGWHYQLKYYRDILKEMNIKQSMSRKGNCHDNAPIESFFNLLKRECLYRYNILDLDQLKQLVDEYITWYNNDRISLKRKGLSPVEYREQSMIS; encoded by the coding sequence ATAGTTGAATCGTTAACTAATAAATACAAACTTACTGAACTATTAAACAAAATAAATTTACCAAGATCTACATATTATGAACGTCTCAATAAAGTCAAAAAGCCAGATAAATATGCCCAATTGAAGGAATTCATCACACAGACTTATTATGATTCAAACTCAACCTACGGTTATCGTAGAATCTGGAAGCGATCCCTCAAGGCCGGATTTAAAAACTCTCCAGATACCGTACGTCGGTTAATGGGTAAATTAAATTTGAAAGTAACTATTTATTCGCGTCATACATCTGGTTATAGTTCCTTTAAAGGTAATATTGGAAAGAAAGCTCCCAATATCTTAAAACAAGAGTTTAAGGAAACAGAGCCATTAAAAGTACTACATACAGATGTGACTCAAGTACGCTTGCAAAAAGGAAAATGGGGCTATATTTCCGCTGTCTTGGACCAAGCCAGCGGAGAAATATTATCTTATTCAGTAAGTTCAAGTCCAAACGAATTAATGATTAAAGATACACTTGATAAATTGAAACAAAATATAGATCCATCATTAAATCCAATCCTCCATTCAGATCAGGGATGGCATTATCAATTAAAGTACTACAGAGACATATTAAAAGAAATGAATATTAAGCAAAGCATGTCTCGTAAAGGTAATTGTCACGATAATGCCCCTATCGAGAGCTTCTTTAATCTGCTCAAAAGAGAGTGCCTTTACAGGTATAACATTCTTGATTTAGATCAGTTAAAGCAATTAGTTGATGAATATATTACTTGGTATAACAATGACCGAATTTCTTTAAAAAGAAAAGGATTGTCTCCTGTTGAATACAGGGAACAATCCATGATTTCTTAA
- a CDS encoding S1C family serine protease: MNNDNQDKPESRVNDKKRGNNNNNNQSHNSLLKMGIVAFISAALGVVVAFAGFTYFGNNSSDTASVGNTAGTTQVSNTKVNTSSSMSGAYKKVNGAVVSVINLQKQKEQSSDGDISSIFGDLFGDSGSSSDSTQGQTDDNSSSDSDSNSNSDSSDSSSNSNLQEYSEGSGVIYAKQNGKGYIVTNNHVVSGSDSLEVILEDGTKVSAKLVGTDATTDLAVLEIDGSKVPATASFGNSDNVSPGDPVIAIGSPLGSEYATTVTQGIISATNRTVTTQDQNTGQATGEATVLQTDAAINPGNSGGPLVNAAGQIVGINSMKLASNTDGTSVEGMGFAIPSNEVVKIINQLVANGKVERPSLGIRVLDLDQITDSSQSSLKLPDDVTKGVVVYSTTSGSVAKAAGMKKYDVIVKLGDKKVTSVADLHTALYSHSVGDTVNIQYYRNGKLNTAKVHLTKQTSE; this comes from the coding sequence ATGAATAATGATAATCAAGACAAACCTGAATCAAGAGTAAATGATAAGAAACGTGGGAATAACAATAATAATAATCAATCCCATAACTCATTACTCAAGATGGGAATCGTTGCCTTTATTTCAGCCGCTTTAGGTGTGGTTGTTGCCTTTGCCGGTTTTACATACTTTGGTAACAACAGTTCTGATACCGCCTCAGTTGGAAATACTGCCGGCACAACGCAAGTAAGCAATACGAAGGTAAATACATCTAGTTCGATGTCTGGAGCTTATAAGAAGGTCAATGGCGCCGTTGTTTCAGTTATTAATCTTCAAAAGCAAAAGGAACAATCTAGTGACGGAGATATTTCATCAATTTTTGGTGATTTGTTTGGTGACAGTGGATCATCATCTGACAGTACCCAAGGTCAAACTGATGATAATAGCAGTAGCGATAGCGATTCTAACTCAAATTCAGATTCTTCAGATTCAAGTTCCAATAGTAATTTACAAGAATACAGCGAAGGTTCTGGTGTAATTTATGCTAAACAAAATGGCAAAGGCTACATCGTAACGAATAACCACGTTGTTTCTGGTTCTGATTCATTGGAAGTTATTTTGGAAGATGGAACTAAAGTTTCTGCTAAATTAGTTGGTACTGATGCTACAACCGATCTGGCCGTTCTAGAAATTGATGGTAGTAAGGTACCTGCCACAGCTTCATTTGGTAATTCCGATAACGTATCGCCAGGGGATCCAGTAATCGCCATTGGTTCTCCATTAGGTAGTGAATATGCCACAACCGTTACTCAAGGTATTATTTCTGCTACAAATAGAACTGTGACAACTCAAGACCAAAATACTGGTCAAGCTACTGGTGAAGCAACCGTCTTACAAACAGATGCCGCTATCAATCCCGGTAATTCTGGTGGTCCATTAGTTAACGCTGCTGGTCAAATTGTCGGTATCAATTCGATGAAATTAGCTTCAAATACTGATGGTACTTCTGTTGAAGGTATGGGCTTTGCTATTCCAAGTAACGAAGTAGTTAAGATCATCAATCAGTTGGTTGCTAATGGTAAAGTTGAAAGACCATCACTTGGTATTAGAGTCTTGGATCTTGATCAAATTACAGATTCATCACAATCAAGTTTGAAGTTGCCTGACGATGTAACTAAAGGTGTTGTAGTTTACAGCACAACTTCAGGATCAGTTGCTAAAGCTGCTGGTATGAAGAAATACGATGTTATCGTTAAACTTGGCGACAAGAAGGTAACATCAGTTGCAGACTTGCATACAGCCTTATATTCACATTCAGTCGGTGACACGGTTAATATTCAATACTATCGTAATGGTAAGTTGAATACAGCTAAGGTTCACTTGACGAAACAAACGAGTGAATAA
- a CDS encoding MBL fold metallo-hydrolase gives MEIVVTMPNDDSLKISVLASSSSGNATYIETPKHRVLVDAGLSGIKIKRAMESIGKDINTVDSLFVTHEHTDHIKGVGVLARRYNLNVYANQKTWEAMLPKIGKISEDEINVFNHNKVLSLDDLDVESFSVSHDAVDPQFYKFYHNGKEFVILTDTGYVSERVQKTIENADGYLMECNHDVEMLREGMYPWPLKQRILSEKGHLSNEDGAHTLMDVIGNNTKQIFLGHLSHENNTKAVARTEVTQVLEDHDFGVGHDFKIHDTDPAVADPLIAL, from the coding sequence ATGGAGATAGTAGTTACAATGCCCAATGATGATAGTTTAAAAATCAGTGTTCTGGCTAGCAGCAGCTCTGGAAACGCCACTTATATTGAAACGCCCAAGCACCGTGTGTTAGTCGATGCTGGTCTGTCAGGAATCAAGATCAAGCGTGCCATGGAAAGTATCGGAAAAGATATCAATACTGTTGATTCACTGTTCGTGACCCATGAACATACTGACCATATCAAAGGAGTTGGGGTCTTAGCTAGACGCTATAATCTCAATGTTTATGCCAATCAAAAGACTTGGGAAGCGATGTTGCCTAAAATAGGTAAAATTTCTGAAGATGAAATCAACGTCTTTAATCACAACAAGGTTTTGTCGTTAGATGATTTGGATGTTGAGAGCTTTTCAGTTTCTCATGATGCTGTTGATCCGCAATTTTATAAGTTTTATCACAATGGTAAAGAGTTCGTTATTTTGACTGATACAGGATATGTTTCCGAGCGAGTGCAAAAAACGATTGAGAATGCGGACGGTTATTTAATGGAATGCAATCACGATGTTGAAATGTTGCGTGAAGGGATGTATCCATGGCCTTTGAAACAACGCATCTTGAGTGAAAAAGGCCATTTATCTAATGAAGATGGCGCACATACTTTGATGGATGTTATTGGCAATAACACCAAGCAAATTTTCTTAGGGCATTTGAGTCATGAGAATAATACTAAGGCTGTTGCCAGAACAGAAGTTACTCAAGTTTTGGAGGATCATGATTTTGGCGTTGGTCATGATTTTAAGATTCATGATACCGACCCAGCCGTGGCCGATCCTCTGATTGCTTTGTAA
- a CDS encoding two-component system regulatory protein YycI, whose translation MDFKRIEVIFLIVFFSLDIFLFLSFRNSQQLVSSTSNNTSTVAEMRKRNISFGSLDSKSGYAYYLGSQPNDDLEENSNKLQDQKVEYEEVNHTLSSTLDSPISVTSSNRKKIMDKFIKKESNVLYGKNYKYAPQLSTHSQMVYVATSNLGDTYDKTDQLIFTISNGEVLGYTQTYIRSMIILHERQSIKSEKDVITNLYANSEIPNNSKIAYANLAYTKLLEAKGSTIYIPVWFVTIKNKDSKVSTTKRVNAFTGNIIKSSTNGDSSYNAQ comes from the coding sequence ATGGATTTTAAAAGAATTGAAGTTATATTCTTAATAGTATTTTTCTCGTTAGATATCTTTTTATTCTTGTCTTTTCGCAATAGTCAACAATTGGTTAGCAGTACGAGCAATAATACTTCCACAGTCGCTGAAATGCGTAAGCGTAATATAAGTTTTGGCAGTTTGGATTCGAAGAGTGGCTATGCTTATTATTTGGGCTCACAACCTAATGATGATTTGGAAGAAAATTCCAACAAACTCCAAGATCAAAAAGTAGAGTACGAGGAAGTAAACCATACTTTATCAAGTACTTTAGACAGCCCTATTTCAGTAACTTCAAGTAATCGTAAGAAGATTATGGATAAGTTTATCAAGAAAGAAAGCAACGTCTTGTACGGCAAAAATTATAAGTATGCACCACAGTTATCAACCCATTCACAAATGGTTTATGTTGCTACTAGCAATTTAGGGGATACTTACGATAAAACAGATCAGCTTATCTTTACAATTTCTAACGGTGAAGTGTTAGGTTATACTCAGACGTATATTAGATCGATGATAATTTTGCACGAAAGACAATCGATCAAGAGTGAAAAAGATGTTATTACGAACCTTTACGCTAATTCGGAGATTCCCAATAATTCGAAAATTGCTTATGCTAATTTAGCTTATACGAAATTATTGGAGGCCAAAGGTAGTACGATTTATATACCAGTTTGGTTCGTGACGATTAAGAATAAAGATAGTAAAGTTTCAACTACCAAGAGGGTTAATGCCTTCACTGGTAATATAATCAAGAGTTCAACAAATGGAGATAGTAGTTACAATGCCCAATGA